One region of Vigna unguiculata cultivar IT97K-499-35 unplaced genomic scaffold, ASM411807v1 contig_543, whole genome shotgun sequence genomic DNA includes:
- the LOC114172404 gene encoding uncharacterized protein LOC114172404 — protein sequence MMSIYLSRSFPRSNSSLFLCSGKALQSEVLRLGEEMFLVDAGPGTPRICMQDEPTGVPINRATRFENKVGSLDLVAGESLIKKKILERLFIDLVAGESLIKERAAARFNDLVGSTDVVAGEPLLLPRRFRQNLAWMELNKIWRTNTKVKGFILKKVKGGYSVAIAGFITFLRFRSHNKRRRKKISNNRFTIKSINPKRTNIVVF from the coding sequence ATGATGAGCATCTATTTGAGTCGATCATTTCCAAGATCTAATTCCAGTTTATTCTTATGTAGTGGAAAGGCCTTACAATCTGAAGTTTTACGCTTAGGGGAAGAAATGTTCTTGGTGGATGCAGGACCTGGGACCCCCAGAATTTGTATGCAAGATGAGCCTACAGGAGTGCCAATCAACCGAGCCACCAGGTTTGAGAATAAGGTGGGATCCCTGGATCTAGTGGCCGGTGAATCACTGATCAAAAAGAAGATTTTGGAGAGATTATTCATCGATCTAGTGGCCGGCGAATCACTGATCAAAGAGCGAGCAGCCGCCAGGTTTAATGATTTGGTGGGATCCACAGATGTAGTGGCTGGTGAACCGCTTCTTCTTCCACGAAGATTCAGACAAAACCTAGCTTGGATGGAACTGAACAAGATTTGGCGAACGAATACAAAGGTAAAAGGCTTTATTCTTAAGAAAGTAAAAGGAGGTTATTCAGTAGCCATCGCGGGTTTCATTACTTTTCTTCGATTCCGTTCTCACaacaaaagaagaaggaaaaagatATCGAATAATCGATTCACCATTAAGAGCATTAACCCCAAAAGGACGAATATTGTGGTGTTCTAA